A window of the Streptomyces finlayi genome harbors these coding sequences:
- a CDS encoding DUF6895 family protein produces the protein MPSPLEQLSSGALDWLGKNLDHFDPFSASARSATYSTAKAALELALLCHCAARADDGRQALSGATALVRKLWQDPDFPRLFDDTPAYASTYGLVYAALAPDGVDDAQRRAALARLAPDLFSPEGKSPYRRIEIRYYADKAGVHHGMETYAELLPRSPLATLHGVGAEAQAPLSTSDAYALTHTGFYLGDFGRTDSGVTGRALAHAHALVSRMLRHCVAHDRWDLAAELVLTQFILGSDPLSTPSGAAAVECLVRAQRPDGAIPARSAALLASPSAPAGELFGKAYHTTLVTALMALIVSSPRPS, from the coding sequence ATGCCCTCGCCCCTGGAGCAGCTCTCCTCCGGCGCGCTCGACTGGCTGGGGAAGAACCTGGATCATTTCGACCCGTTCTCGGCGAGCGCCCGTTCCGCGACGTACAGCACGGCGAAGGCCGCGCTGGAACTGGCGCTGCTCTGCCACTGCGCGGCCCGCGCGGACGACGGGCGTCAGGCGCTGAGCGGGGCGACGGCACTCGTCCGGAAGCTCTGGCAGGATCCGGACTTCCCCCGGCTCTTCGACGACACACCCGCGTACGCCTCCACGTACGGGCTGGTCTACGCCGCGCTGGCCCCCGACGGAGTCGACGACGCCCAGCGCCGGGCAGCGCTCGCACGGCTGGCCCCCGACCTCTTCTCGCCCGAGGGGAAGTCGCCCTACCGGCGCATCGAGATCCGCTACTACGCGGACAAGGCCGGGGTACACCACGGCATGGAGACGTACGCCGAACTCCTCCCGCGAAGCCCGCTCGCGACCTTGCACGGCGTCGGAGCCGAAGCCCAGGCGCCGCTCAGCACCTCGGACGCGTACGCCCTGACGCACACCGGCTTCTATCTCGGCGACTTCGGCCGGACCGACTCCGGGGTGACCGGGCGCGCCCTGGCGCACGCGCACGCGCTGGTCTCCCGGATGCTGCGCCATTGCGTCGCGCACGACCGGTGGGACCTGGCCGCCGAACTCGTCCTCACCCAGTTCATCCTGGGGAGTGACCCCCTGAGCACGCCCTCGGGAGCGGCTGCCGTGGAGTGCCTGGTGCGGGCCCAACGGCCCGACGGCGCGATTCCGGCGCGGTCGGCCGCGCTGCTGGCGTCCCCGTCGGCCCCGGCCGGGGAACTCTTCGGGAAGGCGTACCACACCACGTTGGTGACCGCTCTCATGGCACTGATCGTCTCGTCGCCGAGGCCGTCGTGA
- a CDS encoding DUF6895 family protein, which translates to MSTRSAGLDETVARLSEGARHWIGRHARYLDSPAAHTELPVTPRVKALLQLALLRRCWGEAAPADAALTEVASVVEQAWQRVDFAHLLTLDRRYARQFELMYAALTPAGAVTDEPRTVLARLTADGYLAPRRKPPYLHLEARYYADLAGADHRFASYEDLYAASLLARATTLPVADLDVCVVTHTVFYLSDFGFRAPALTDEERGRALRVVERLTDHCVGLGEWDLVGKLVLAQFCLGADPLVTASGAAGLRMLARVQSADGAIPGRSVIKRAAADATPVDFFRKSYQTTVVTALATLIVTSGRAEALCAAGASTLREAP; encoded by the coding sequence ATGAGTACGCGATCAGCCGGCCTCGATGAGACCGTGGCACGTCTGTCCGAGGGCGCGCGGCACTGGATAGGCCGGCACGCGCGGTACCTCGATTCCCCGGCCGCCCACACCGAACTGCCGGTGACCCCGCGGGTGAAGGCCCTTCTGCAGCTCGCCCTGCTCCGCCGCTGCTGGGGCGAGGCCGCACCGGCGGACGCCGCCCTGACCGAAGTGGCTTCTGTGGTCGAACAGGCATGGCAGCGAGTGGACTTCGCGCACCTGCTCACCCTCGACCGCCGCTACGCTCGGCAGTTCGAGCTGATGTACGCGGCGCTGACACCGGCGGGGGCCGTCACCGATGAGCCCCGCACCGTGCTGGCCCGGCTGACGGCCGACGGCTACCTCGCGCCGCGCCGGAAGCCGCCGTACCTCCATCTGGAGGCCAGGTACTACGCCGATCTCGCGGGCGCTGACCACCGGTTCGCTTCGTACGAGGACCTGTACGCCGCCAGCCTCCTCGCCCGGGCCACCACACTGCCCGTGGCCGATCTGGATGTCTGCGTGGTCACCCACACCGTCTTCTATCTCAGCGACTTCGGCTTCCGCGCTCCCGCCCTGACCGACGAGGAGCGGGGGCGGGCGCTCCGTGTCGTGGAGCGGCTCACGGACCACTGCGTGGGACTCGGCGAATGGGATCTCGTCGGGAAACTCGTGCTCGCCCAGTTCTGCCTGGGAGCGGATCCGCTGGTCACCGCCTCGGGGGCGGCCGGTCTCCGGATGCTCGCCAGGGTGCAGTCCGCCGACGGGGCGATCCCCGGACGGTCCGTCATCAAACGTGCGGCGGCGGACGCGACACCGGTGGACTTCTTCCGGAAGTCCTACCAGACGACCGTCGTCACGGCGCTGGCGACGCTGATCGTCACGAGCGGCCGGGCCGAGGCGCTCTGCGCCGCGGGAGCATCGACACTGCGGGAGGCACCGTGA
- a CDS encoding MFS transporter, whose translation MNPRLTLINRDYTRLWFGQAVSSVGDAVFSTTLVLWVATVLAKDETWAPMAVSGVLLASSAAVLVIGPLAGVFVDRWDKRVTMLRTEVVRGGLVAVLTVVSFLPVGALPAAAWLALVYATVLMLHAAGQFFSPARFAILADLVTGDADRARAAGIGQATGETAWIIGPPLAAPLLFTAGLQWAMLFNAVSYAVSYIAIRSIRLRPPTADPAGAGPARKASGKQPASVWREFGDGLRFFARSRFLVALLLLAVIGQFGIGALSTLNVFFTTDNLHASAHLYGYIGMAMGVGGITGALCGGRVVQWLGARRSTWISLLVSGVLLVAYSRQTGFVGGIALLFVFTVPLTVLNTAMAPLLLAAAPAQYLGRVMAVFYPVTKLASMLSAVLSGWLAGSVLRDVGGSVGGLRFGPIDTIFAVSGLIVVLSGVYAWFALPAEETAGEAVEEEPAEQAGVPTAPRPGPRPGPHPG comes from the coding sequence GTGAACCCGCGCCTGACGCTGATCAACCGTGACTACACCCGGCTGTGGTTCGGTCAGGCCGTCTCGTCCGTGGGTGACGCCGTCTTCAGCACCACGCTGGTGCTCTGGGTGGCCACCGTTCTGGCCAAGGACGAGACGTGGGCGCCTATGGCGGTCAGCGGCGTCCTGCTGGCGTCGAGCGCCGCCGTGCTGGTCATCGGTCCGCTCGCGGGCGTGTTCGTCGACCGCTGGGACAAGCGCGTCACGATGCTCCGCACCGAGGTGGTCCGTGGCGGGCTCGTGGCGGTGCTGACCGTCGTCTCCTTCCTCCCCGTCGGCGCCCTCCCGGCAGCGGCCTGGCTCGCCCTCGTCTACGCGACGGTGCTGATGCTGCACGCGGCCGGCCAGTTCTTCTCGCCCGCCCGCTTCGCGATCCTCGCGGACCTCGTGACCGGGGACGCCGACCGTGCGCGGGCGGCGGGCATCGGCCAGGCGACGGGTGAGACGGCCTGGATCATAGGGCCGCCCCTCGCTGCGCCGCTGCTGTTCACCGCAGGTCTGCAGTGGGCCATGCTCTTCAACGCGGTGTCGTACGCGGTGTCGTACATCGCGATCCGCTCCATCCGGCTACGTCCCCCGACTGCGGACCCTGCCGGTGCGGGGCCCGCCCGGAAGGCTTCGGGCAAGCAACCGGCGAGCGTGTGGCGTGAGTTCGGTGACGGCCTGCGCTTCTTCGCGCGCAGCAGGTTCCTCGTCGCGCTGCTCCTGCTCGCCGTCATCGGCCAGTTCGGGATCGGCGCCCTGAGCACCCTCAACGTCTTCTTCACCACCGACAACCTCCACGCGTCCGCCCATCTCTACGGATACATCGGCATGGCCATGGGAGTGGGCGGCATCACCGGCGCGCTGTGCGGCGGCCGGGTCGTGCAGTGGCTGGGAGCACGGCGGAGCACCTGGATCAGCCTTCTGGTGAGCGGAGTTCTGCTGGTGGCCTACTCCCGGCAGACCGGCTTCGTCGGTGGCATCGCCCTGCTCTTCGTCTTCACGGTTCCGCTCACCGTGCTGAACACGGCGATGGCGCCGCTCCTGCTCGCGGCGGCGCCCGCCCAGTACCTGGGCCGGGTGATGGCCGTGTTCTATCCGGTGACGAAGCTGGCGTCGATGCTTTCCGCGGTGCTGTCCGGCTGGCTCGCCGGCTCGGTCCTGCGGGACGTCGGGGGTTCGGTCGGCGGTCTGCGGTTCGGCCCGATCGACACGATCTTCGCGGTCTCCGGGCTCATCGTCGTGCTGTCCGGTGTCTACGCCTGGTTCGCCCTGCCCGCCGAGGAGACGGCCGGGGAGGCGGTCGAGGAGGAGCCCGCCGAGCAAGCCGGTGTCCCGACGGCCCCTCGGCCCGGTCCGCGGCCCGGTCCGCACCCTGGTTGA
- a CDS encoding radical SAM protein: protein MPSDRTALGSSDGARLLQGERNWWFLGPGGVARLGGRHVTAGGTLRPEAEQRLRESGMFTPSTVRAYALTVLTSTHCNLGCGYCFQNTAQDQAGGTRPPRIARTRLNSQTITSLLGFTERQMAAVGLEKLRILLFGGEPLLNPRGCLELLERATDIAPTSAWMISNATLLTPSLARRLTGLGLTSVQVTFDGDRADHDRIRIGRADGSGTFDKIIRNIVNASEVSPIQWTLRVNVSQETFHGVDALIDRLATSLDPARCTLYFARIGDVGVGYTNSLLHTGELPAAFTRWQRRALDLGFTVSRPGARKTCVTCGHADGRYGAVVSADGTLASCWETAGKPDWEVGTVADGYRPSTVTGDRWVACQDLYRFDENARTLARFRDTVDTALLDYLDETGRL, encoded by the coding sequence CTGCCGTCCGACCGGACGGCACTCGGCTCCTCCGACGGCGCGCGCCTCCTCCAGGGTGAGCGGAACTGGTGGTTCCTCGGGCCGGGCGGGGTGGCCCGTCTCGGCGGCCGGCACGTCACGGCCGGGGGGACCCTGCGTCCGGAGGCGGAACAGCGGCTGCGCGAGAGCGGCATGTTCACTCCCTCCACGGTGCGCGCCTACGCGCTGACCGTCCTCACCAGCACCCACTGCAACCTGGGCTGCGGGTACTGCTTCCAGAACACCGCGCAGGACCAGGCGGGAGGCACCCGGCCGCCCCGGATCGCCCGCACCCGCCTCAACTCACAGACGATCACCTCGCTGCTCGGCTTCACCGAGCGGCAGATGGCCGCCGTGGGCCTGGAGAAGCTCCGGATCCTCCTCTTCGGCGGGGAACCCCTGCTCAATCCGCGCGGCTGCCTGGAACTGCTGGAGCGCGCCACGGACATCGCGCCGACCTCGGCCTGGATGATCTCCAACGCCACGCTGCTCACCCCGTCGCTGGCGCGACGGCTCACCGGCCTCGGCCTGACGTCCGTCCAGGTCACCTTCGACGGAGACCGCGCCGATCACGACCGGATCCGGATCGGCAGGGCGGACGGCAGCGGAACCTTCGACAAGATCATCCGCAATATCGTCAACGCCTCGGAGGTCTCGCCGATCCAGTGGACCCTGCGGGTGAACGTCTCTCAGGAGACCTTCCACGGGGTGGACGCGCTGATCGACCGGCTCGCCACCTCGCTCGACCCCGCACGGTGCACCCTGTACTTCGCCCGCATCGGTGACGTCGGCGTCGGATACACCAACAGTCTCCTTCACACGGGCGAACTCCCGGCCGCCTTCACCCGGTGGCAGCGCCGGGCGCTCGACCTCGGCTTCACCGTGAGCCGCCCGGGCGCCCGCAAGACATGCGTCACCTGCGGCCACGCCGACGGCCGCTACGGCGCGGTGGTGAGCGCGGACGGAACCCTGGCCAGCTGCTGGGAGACCGCGGGCAAACCCGACTGGGAGGTCGGTACGGTCGCCGACGGCTACCGGCCCAGCACGGTGACCGGTGACCGCTGGGTCGCCTGCCAGGACCTCTACCGCTTCGACGAGAACGCGCGGACGCTCGCGAGGTTCCGGGACACGGTCGACACGGCCCTGCTCGACTACCTGGACGAGACGGGGCGGCTGTAG
- a CDS encoding prolyl oligopeptidase family serine peptidase: MTPQARPTRREYPQAERQDVVQELHGVRVPDPYRWLEDSESAATLRWSAEQDALYAVERAAWPGLERWEAEVSALNAVDRARSPKVRGGRVFWLRQDAGQEHPVLVVAEAGTDGAERVLLDPGVLDPSGRTVLDAWEPSVEGDLLACQVSSDGTEDSLLHVIDVATGKVVDGPVDRVRKSSIGWLPGGEAFYYVRHLDPRLNPGEERYHRRVHLHRVGTAPGADAVVFGEGRDKTQFYSVSVTTDGRWLTVTATLGTGRGTDLYLADLSAGPLDRPPLRPVQEGMEAATRLHAVPGTGPGDRVWLRTDRGAARGRVVACRPSELHLGPDAWREVIPERPDAVLTHLVVLSGPRPERPLGLAAWTRDTVAEVTVHDLAEGRQVATVPLPGTGAVGDFSAGLPGSGEAWFAYTDFVTPPRVLRFQAGDGRVTRWERDAAGDLAVEGAVTRQVAFPSRDGTTVRMFVISPTGRPDVPRPALLTGYGGFGRTMSPRYRAQVLAWVRAGGVFAWAGLRGGGEEGESWHRAGSGEHKQNTFDDFDAAADLLVTAGWTEPGRIAVMGGSNGGLLVGAALTQQPEKYAAVVCMAPLLDMVRYELSGLGPSWTPEYGTAQDPAHLLTLLSYSPYHRVMPGAAYPAVLLTAADGDTRTDPLHARKMCAALQHASSGPGPVLLRLERGVGHGDRAASRAAALQAECLAFLAQHVGLPAPAVRRGRPCPSG, translated from the coding sequence GTGACCCCGCAAGCGCGACCGACACGGCGCGAGTACCCCCAGGCGGAGCGGCAGGACGTCGTCCAGGAGCTCCATGGGGTGCGCGTCCCCGACCCGTACCGCTGGCTGGAGGACTCCGAGTCCGCCGCCACGCTCCGATGGAGCGCGGAGCAGGACGCCCTGTACGCCGTGGAGCGGGCGGCCTGGCCCGGCCTGGAGCGGTGGGAGGCGGAGGTGTCGGCGCTCAACGCCGTCGACCGTGCCCGGTCCCCCAAGGTGCGCGGCGGCAGGGTCTTCTGGCTGCGGCAGGACGCCGGCCAGGAACATCCGGTGCTCGTGGTGGCGGAGGCCGGGACGGACGGGGCGGAGAGGGTGCTCCTGGACCCCGGCGTCCTCGACCCGTCCGGACGCACCGTGCTCGACGCCTGGGAACCCTCCGTGGAGGGTGACCTGCTGGCCTGTCAGGTGTCCAGCGACGGCACGGAGGACTCGCTGCTCCATGTGATCGACGTGGCCACCGGGAAGGTCGTCGACGGGCCGGTGGACCGGGTGCGGAAGTCGTCGATCGGCTGGCTGCCCGGGGGCGAGGCGTTCTACTACGTCAGGCATCTGGACCCCCGGCTGAATCCCGGCGAGGAGCGCTACCACCGCCGGGTCCACCTCCACCGGGTCGGGACGGCGCCCGGAGCGGACGCCGTGGTCTTCGGGGAGGGACGGGACAAGACCCAGTTCTACAGCGTCTCCGTGACCACCGACGGCCGCTGGCTGACTGTCACGGCAACGCTCGGCACCGGCCGTGGCACCGATCTCTACCTGGCCGACCTGTCCGCCGGCCCGCTCGACCGCCCGCCGCTGAGGCCCGTCCAGGAGGGTATGGAGGCCGCCACCCGTCTGCACGCGGTGCCCGGCACCGGGCCGGGGGACCGGGTATGGCTGCGCACCGACCGCGGCGCCGCTCGCGGTCGCGTCGTCGCGTGCCGGCCGTCGGAACTCCACCTGGGACCCGACGCCTGGCGTGAGGTGATCCCCGAGCGGCCCGACGCGGTGCTGACGCATCTCGTCGTCCTGTCGGGTCCGCGGCCGGAGCGCCCCCTCGGCCTGGCCGCCTGGACCCGCGACACGGTGGCCGAGGTGACCGTGCACGACCTGGCCGAGGGCCGGCAGGTCGCCACGGTCCCTCTCCCCGGCACCGGTGCGGTCGGCGACTTCTCGGCCGGGCTGCCCGGAAGCGGGGAGGCCTGGTTCGCGTACACCGACTTCGTCACGCCGCCGCGGGTGCTCCGCTTCCAGGCGGGCGACGGCCGCGTGACGCGCTGGGAGCGTGACGCCGCGGGCGACCTGGCGGTCGAGGGCGCGGTCACCCGCCAGGTCGCCTTCCCGTCACGGGACGGGACCACGGTTCGGATGTTCGTCATCTCTCCCACCGGACGTCCGGACGTACCGCGTCCGGCGCTGCTCACCGGGTACGGCGGCTTCGGACGGACGATGTCACCCCGCTACCGCGCCCAGGTCCTCGCCTGGGTCAGGGCCGGAGGCGTGTTCGCCTGGGCGGGTCTGCGGGGCGGCGGGGAGGAGGGCGAGAGCTGGCACCGGGCCGGCAGCGGCGAGCACAAACAGAACACCTTCGACGACTTCGACGCGGCCGCCGACCTGCTGGTCACGGCGGGCTGGACCGAGCCGGGCCGGATCGCGGTCATGGGCGGGTCCAACGGCGGGCTGCTCGTCGGTGCGGCCCTCACCCAGCAGCCGGAGAAGTACGCCGCCGTGGTGTGCATGGCGCCACTGCTTGACATGGTCCGTTACGAGCTGTCCGGGCTCGGCCCCAGCTGGACACCCGAGTACGGCACCGCGCAGGACCCCGCCCACCTGCTGACGCTGCTCAGTTACTCCCCCTATCACCGCGTCATGCCCGGTGCCGCGTACCCGGCGGTGCTGCTGACCGCCGCGGACGGCGACACCAGGACCGATCCGTTGCACGCCCGGAAGATGTGTGCCGCGCTCCAGCACGCCTCGTCGGGCCCGGGACCGGTCCTGCTGCGGCTGGAGCGCGGCGTCGGTCACGGCGACCGGGCCGCGTCCCGTGCGGCGGCGCTGCAGGCCGAGTGCCTCGCCTTCCTGGCGCAGCACGTGGGGCTTCCGGCCCCGGCGGTGAGGCGAGGCCGACCGTGCCCGTCCGGGTGA